A section of the Pseudanabaena mucicola str. Chao 1806 genome encodes:
- a CDS encoding molybdenum cofactor guanylyltransferase — translation MKITAIALAGGKSSRMGSDKALLEIKGETLLSRTSHIALLVADSVYIVARSQQQYQHLTTNHLKSIHLVVDKKLDGALMGFWQGIQAIANSPPDWLLLLACDLPNIQSDILQTWASQLDNLPQTAIAYLPHHVESDSNQSPKQWEPLCGFYRWQCQASLAEVIEKGERSFQKWLDTQEVVEIPYVPLDMLFNCNTPHDFLKAVQSKSQSSSLL, via the coding sequence ATGAAGATTACAGCGATCGCACTTGCGGGTGGTAAAAGTTCGCGGATGGGAAGCGATAAAGCTCTATTAGAAATTAAGGGTGAAACATTATTATCAAGAACAAGTCACATCGCCTTGCTAGTAGCTGATTCTGTCTATATCGTGGCTCGTAGTCAGCAACAATATCAACATCTCACTACCAACCATCTAAAATCTATTCATTTAGTTGTTGACAAAAAACTTGATGGTGCATTAATGGGATTTTGGCAGGGAATTCAGGCGATCGCTAATTCTCCTCCAGATTGGTTACTATTATTAGCCTGCGATTTACCCAACATCCAAAGCGATATTCTCCAAACTTGGGCTAGCCAGTTAGATAATTTGCCTCAAACTGCGATCGCCTATTTACCTCACCATGTGGAAAGCGATTCTAATCAATCACCCAAGCAATGGGAACCTCTCTGCGGCTTTTATCGATGGCAATGTCAAGCGTCACTGGCCGAGGTTATCGAAAAGGGCGAGCGATCGTTTCAGAAATGGCTAGATACTCAAGAAGTTGTAGAAATTCCCTATGTACCATTAGACATGCTTTTTAACTGCAACACACCTCATGATT
- a CDS encoding serine/threonine-protein kinase has product MMSNLLDNRYRITSVLSSGGFGETYLAEDTKMPSNRRCVIKQLKPVADNPQMYDLLKQRFHREAVVLETLGEESRYIPKLYANFIENGLFYLVQEWIDGLTLTETIERNGKWNEDAVRYLMSSILQTLIYVHERGIIHRDIKPDNIILRSGEPVLIDFGAVKETLNVSTIRSSAQQAHSIVIGTPGFMASEQAAGRPFFASDLYSLALTAIFALTGKYPQELGTDHLTGEVLWQNQVTGISADLKTIFAKSLQFDPRDRYSSAREMLNALQVNQSPNQVNATKVPDQAAMSYMQTLAVTPRNYTSTIQNQPDIYVYQPQNDPKKKILGQALATMIVGGAIGAAIALGVVISQNGGIIAFWNKISPFNKSVPKAPFIFLADSAFVDVDKANDQVKRLQSKGYKNAAVFSVFGGDGLLQQVYVDYFPDRQSCFVKLVEYKRSVSDAYCALATPDGLTKDKFSVKVLAYESLSDQTPSSIPKTNTTPSTTPTLDTTKTTVTPPPPLNPSPTKQSKASPEEFIKEYYSLINTQQLTAAWQNLTPKFQRDGANGINSFTNWWQSVDQVTVDSMNIIELKDNSAVINISLTYKQGKKISSEILRISLLWNETSKQWQINETKRQ; this is encoded by the coding sequence ATGATGTCAAACCTTTTAGATAACCGCTATCGCATCACTAGCGTCCTCAGTAGTGGTGGCTTTGGCGAGACCTATTTGGCAGAAGATACCAAAATGCCCTCTAATCGTCGTTGTGTAATCAAGCAACTCAAGCCCGTTGCCGATAATCCTCAAATGTATGACTTATTAAAGCAACGATTTCATCGTGAAGCGGTGGTGTTGGAAACTTTAGGCGAGGAAAGTCGCTACATTCCTAAACTCTATGCTAATTTCATAGAAAATGGACTGTTCTATTTAGTCCAAGAATGGATTGATGGTCTAACTTTAACGGAAACTATAGAGAGGAATGGGAAATGGAATGAAGATGCTGTGCGCTACTTAATGAGTAGCATCCTGCAAACATTGATCTATGTCCATGAAAGGGGCATCATTCATCGTGATATTAAACCCGACAATATTATTCTGCGTTCTGGTGAACCCGTACTGATTGATTTTGGCGCAGTCAAAGAAACTTTAAATGTAAGCACAATCCGCAGTTCTGCTCAACAGGCTCACTCAATTGTGATTGGGACACCTGGGTTTATGGCTTCGGAACAGGCGGCAGGTAGACCATTTTTCGCTAGCGATCTCTACAGTCTTGCTTTAACCGCGATCTTCGCACTGACGGGCAAATATCCACAAGAATTAGGTACTGATCACCTAACTGGTGAAGTGCTTTGGCAGAACCAAGTTACTGGTATTAGTGCTGATTTAAAAACTATATTTGCAAAGTCACTCCAATTTGATCCCCGCGATCGCTACAGTTCGGCGCGAGAAATGTTGAATGCTTTGCAGGTTAATCAATCCCCAAATCAAGTAAATGCAACTAAGGTTCCTGACCAAGCTGCCATGTCTTATATGCAGACATTAGCTGTAACGCCAAGAAACTATACATCTACAATTCAAAATCAACCTGATATCTACGTCTATCAGCCTCAAAATGATCCTAAGAAGAAAATCCTTGGTCAAGCATTAGCCACGATGATCGTGGGGGGTGCAATTGGTGCAGCGATCGCCCTAGGTGTTGTCATTTCGCAAAATGGCGGCATCATCGCCTTCTGGAATAAAATCTCTCCCTTTAATAAATCAGTTCCAAAAGCTCCATTTATTTTTCTTGCAGATTCAGCTTTTGTTGATGTAGACAAAGCTAATGATCAAGTCAAAAGGTTGCAATCAAAAGGATATAAGAATGCAGCAGTATTTTCAGTATTTGGTGGTGATGGTTTACTACAGCAAGTGTATGTTGATTACTTCCCAGATCGTCAAAGTTGTTTCGTCAAACTTGTAGAATACAAAAGATCTGTTTCTGATGCGTATTGTGCCTTGGCTACTCCTGATGGACTTACAAAAGATAAATTTTCGGTAAAAGTCTTAGCCTATGAATCCCTATCAGATCAAACCCCAAGTTCAATTCCAAAAACAAATACTACTCCGTCTACAACTCCAACTCTAGATACAACAAAAACGACTGTAACTCCACCTCCACCTCTAAATCCATCTCCGACAAAACAGTCTAAGGCTTCTCCTGAGGAATTTATCAAAGAATATTACAGTTTGATCAACACTCAACAACTCACAGCAGCATGGCAGAATCTTACTCCAAAATTTCAACGTGATGGAGCAAATGGAATTAACAGTTTTACAAATTGGTGGCAAAGTGTTGATCAAGTAACAGTCGATAGTATGAATATTATTGAATTGAAAGATAACTCGGCTGTCATAAATATCAGTTTGACCTACAAACAAGGGAAAAAAATTAGTTCTGAGATTTTGCGAATAAGTTTGCTTTGGAATGAAACCTCAAAACAATGGCAAATCAATGAAACTAAGAGACAGTAA
- a CDS encoding BLUF domain-containing protein, with protein sequence MKRLTYISNFSRSLTRKEIENIEIVSQTNNVREGITGILLSCSGIFFQILEGDDERVDLLYEKILRDDRHKQVLCLKLQLDINERYFPDWSMKVIVLDENNDILLKPFKVLLQTLSESKMALANYTHSGVLQAIENGINPLTLIPRYSEKIIFFADVMGFTSITEKLQVTEVVELLNQFFTVCTSEIAAKGGEVTKFIGDCVMAYFDGDRANEALQASLNILAELEVLRDRAPVNSPLRVLYVGIGLSKGTVLEGNIGSQTKKEYTIIGDAVNVAARIESLTRKLNRFLVFSAAVSEELSDHWKLLKMGDFFAKGREAIVEVYSIDDPLVSQKSDFYNLKQEIKKQLELIGKQTLEPCKQRKTLFMLYDR encoded by the coding sequence ATGAAAAGGCTAACCTATATTAGTAATTTCTCACGCTCATTAACCAGAAAAGAAATAGAAAATATTGAAATTGTTTCACAAACAAATAATGTTAGGGAAGGGATTACAGGCATTTTACTGAGTTGTAGTGGGATTTTCTTTCAGATTTTGGAAGGGGATGATGAGCGAGTAGATTTACTGTACGAAAAAATTTTAAGAGATGATCGTCATAAGCAAGTTTTATGTCTTAAATTACAACTAGATATAAATGAAAGATACTTTCCTGACTGGTCGATGAAAGTAATCGTATTGGATGAAAATAATGATATTTTGCTTAAACCATTCAAAGTATTACTGCAAACCTTGAGTGAGTCAAAAATGGCTTTAGCAAACTATACCCATTCAGGGGTTTTGCAAGCGATCGAAAATGGCATTAATCCGCTTACTCTGATTCCACGCTATTCCGAAAAAATAATTTTCTTCGCAGATGTTATGGGTTTTACCAGTATCACTGAGAAACTACAAGTAACTGAAGTTGTGGAGTTACTCAATCAATTTTTTACAGTTTGCACCTCAGAGATTGCGGCTAAAGGTGGTGAAGTAACCAAATTTATAGGTGATTGTGTGATGGCATATTTTGATGGAGATCGCGCAAATGAAGCTTTGCAAGCTAGTCTCAATATTCTGGCAGAGTTAGAGGTTTTACGCGATCGCGCACCTGTTAATAGCCCATTGCGAGTTCTCTACGTTGGGATTGGGCTATCTAAGGGAACAGTTTTAGAAGGAAATATCGGTTCTCAAACCAAAAAAGAGTACACAATCATCGGTGATGCTGTTAATGTCGCCGCCAGAATCGAATCGCTAACTAGAAAGTTAAATAGATTTTTAGTATTTTCGGCAGCAGTAAGTGAGGAACTCAGTGATCACTGGAAATTATTAAAAATGGGTGATTTCTTTGCTAAAGGCAGAGAGGCGATCGTAGAGGTATATTCCATTGATGATCCTTTGGTATCTCAAAAATCAGATTTTTACAATCTCAAACAAGAGATTAAGAAACAGCTTGAACTCATAGGTAAGCAAACCCTAGAACCTTGTAAGCAACGCAAAACACTATTTATGTTGTACGATCGCTAA
- the rpiA gene encoding ribose-5-phosphate isomerase RpiA — protein MSISAEDIKKLKQEVGIAAAQRVQSGMVVGLGTGSTTAFAIEELGRRISAGELTDIVGIPTSFQASVLGKKYGIPIRSLDDVDRVDVAIDGADEVDPHKTLIKGGGAAHTREKVVDSLASLFIVVVDESKLVDKLGSTFAVPIEVLPMAVAPVTRAVEKLGGKPELRMGVKKDGPVITDQGNMVLDVTFDAIVDAAELEKTLNNIPGVVENGLFVGVTDLILVGEFKDGKPQIREIS, from the coding sequence ATGAGTATTTCTGCTGAAGATATTAAAAAGTTAAAACAAGAAGTTGGTATTGCGGCGGCGCAACGAGTCCAGTCAGGTATGGTAGTGGGTTTAGGTACTGGCTCAACTACTGCCTTTGCGATCGAGGAGTTAGGTAGACGCATTAGCGCAGGCGAGCTAACCGATATTGTTGGTATTCCAACATCATTCCAAGCCTCCGTATTAGGAAAAAAATATGGTATTCCCATCCGTAGCCTTGATGATGTTGATCGCGTAGATGTGGCGATCGATGGTGCTGATGAGGTTGATCCCCACAAGACCTTGATTAAGGGTGGTGGTGCAGCCCATACGCGCGAAAAGGTGGTTGATTCCCTCGCCAGCCTGTTTATCGTTGTCGTTGATGAATCAAAATTAGTTGATAAGCTAGGTTCTACCTTTGCTGTGCCCATCGAAGTTTTGCCTATGGCTGTTGCACCTGTAACTAGAGCCGTCGAAAAGCTTGGTGGTAAGCCTGAACTGAGAATGGGTGTAAAAAAAGATGGTCCTGTGATTACGGATCAAGGCAATATGGTCTTAGATGTCACCTTTGATGCGATCGTTGATGCGGCTGAACTAGAAAAGACCTTAAATAATATTCCCGGTGTCGTTGAAAACGGTCTCTTTGTTGGCGTTACCGATCTCATTCTCGTTGGCGAATTTAAAGACGGCAAGCCTCAAATTCGTGAAATTTCTTAG
- the cysK gene encoding cysteine synthase A, giving the protein MKIANNITELVGRTPLVELQRIPKAEGCVGRIIVKLESMNPAASVKDRIGVNMIQEAEEQGLISPNKTILVEPTSGNTGIALAMVAAAKGYRLILTMPETMSLERRAMLRAYGAELELTPGSEGMGGAIRRAKEISETTSNAYMLQQFRNPSNPSIHRKTTAEEIWEDTDGQIDFLISGVGTGGTITGVSEVIKSRKPSFKAIAVEPANSPVLSGGRPGPHKIQGIGAGFVPEVLKTELIDEIIPVSDDQAITFGRRLAREEGLLSGISSGAALYAAIQIAKRPENEGKIIVMIQPSFGERYLSTPLFQDPELLALS; this is encoded by the coding sequence ATGAAAATCGCTAATAATATTACTGAATTAGTCGGACGTACCCCCTTAGTTGAATTGCAACGTATCCCTAAAGCTGAAGGCTGTGTGGGAAGAATTATCGTTAAACTTGAAAGCATGAATCCTGCTGCTTCCGTTAAGGATCGCATCGGAGTCAACATGATTCAAGAAGCGGAGGAGCAGGGCTTAATCTCCCCAAATAAAACCATCCTAGTCGAGCCAACTTCAGGCAATACAGGTATTGCTCTAGCAATGGTAGCAGCAGCCAAGGGATACCGCTTAATTCTGACTATGCCAGAAACCATGAGTTTAGAACGTCGAGCCATGTTACGAGCCTATGGAGCCGAACTCGAATTGACCCCTGGTAGTGAAGGTATGGGCGGTGCAATCCGTCGCGCTAAGGAAATTTCTGAAACTACGAGCAACGCCTATATGTTGCAACAGTTTCGCAATCCTTCTAATCCTTCCATTCATCGCAAAACTACTGCCGAAGAAATTTGGGAAGATACTGATGGACAGATTGATTTCTTGATTTCGGGGGTTGGTACTGGGGGGACAATTACAGGGGTTTCCGAAGTCATTAAGTCCCGAAAGCCATCTTTTAAGGCGATCGCAGTTGAGCCAGCCAATAGCCCTGTATTATCTGGTGGTCGCCCTGGTCCTCACAAAATTCAAGGTATTGGTGCAGGGTTTGTACCCGAGGTATTGAAAACGGAATTGATTGATGAAATTATTCCTGTTAGTGATGATCAAGCGATCACTTTTGGACGCAGACTAGCCCGTGAGGAAGGTTTGCTGTCAGGAATTTCCAGTGGAGCAGCTCTCTATGCAGCAATTCAGATTGCAAAGCGTCCTGAGAATGAAGGCAAAATTATTGTGATGATCCAGCCTAGTTTTGGCGAACGTTACTTAAGTACACCGCTATTCCAAGATCCTGAACTGCTAGCACTTAGCTAG
- a CDS encoding ChuX/HutX family heme-like substrate-binding protein, with amino-acid sequence MAATLKDFLEECHTLGLVRLIVTSDAGVLEARVNIEKLFYAELPKGKYANMHSEHIEFHLNMDKITDVRFETAEAKRGNFTTYAIRFLDADDKAQMSAFLQWGKPGEYAEGQVEAWSTLKDKYGETWKPEPV; translated from the coding sequence ATGGCTGCTACTTTAAAAGATTTTTTAGAAGAATGTCACACTCTCGGCTTAGTACGTCTCATCGTCACCAGTGATGCGGGTGTGCTAGAAGCAAGGGTAAATATCGAGAAACTTTTTTACGCGGAACTCCCCAAGGGTAAGTATGCGAATATGCACTCTGAGCATATCGAGTTTCATCTCAATATGGACAAAATCACCGATGTCCGCTTTGAAACCGCCGAAGCCAAACGCGGCAATTTCACCACCTACGCGATCCGTTTCCTCGATGCCGACGACAAGGCGCAAATGAGCGCTTTCTTGCAATGGGGTAAACCAGGGGAATATGCTGAAGGACAAGTCGAGGCATGGTCTACTCTCAAAGACAAATACGGCGAAACTTGGAAGCCTGAACCTGTTTAG
- a CDS encoding DUF5677 domain-containing protein, translating to MSKKYIKFHPTKEIQDITNPLEETIHKFANIINSFLINPRKYESDVTIAHYMKLLMNNIEGVVCIANVDLSLLPSALITTRSIFELSIHITWLMLPDEYIDRENRLLAILHNEIAGRELCIRELISLNINESCINQRRDDVKEVQNYYNEIRRRLSDRYLKIEKNDKFQQLLRELEREKRYPLYRELSIGVHGKHSATWMYKCDTGIRSRDWYVPLLICWNTFCECAFRFLEIFNYDSNIFLTEDTKQNIEILLENLQKTDRDIC from the coding sequence ATGTCAAAAAAATATATAAAATTCCATCCAACAAAAGAGATTCAAGATATAACTAATCCTCTTGAAGAAACAATCCATAAATTTGCAAACATCATAAATTCATTCTTAATAAATCCAAGGAAATATGAATCAGACGTAACAATTGCTCACTACATGAAGTTGTTAATGAATAATATAGAGGGAGTTGTGTGTATCGCGAATGTAGATCTTTCACTTCTACCATCAGCACTCATTACTACAAGGTCTATTTTTGAATTGAGTATACATATCACTTGGCTAATGTTACCAGATGAGTATATTGATAGAGAAAATAGACTACTTGCTATTTTACACAATGAAATAGCAGGGCGTGAACTATGCATTCGAGAATTAATTTCTCTCAATATTAATGAATCATGCATTAATCAACGTAGGGACGATGTGAAGGAAGTTCAAAACTACTATAATGAAATTAGACGAAGGCTGTCAGACAGATATTTAAAAATCGAAAAGAATGACAAGTTTCAACAGTTGCTAAGAGAACTTGAAAGAGAGAAACGATATCCACTTTACCGAGAACTATCTATTGGTGTACATGGAAAACATTCGGCAACTTGGATGTATAAATGTGACACAGGAATAAGATCTAGAGATTGGTATGTGCCTTTACTTATTTGTTGGAATACATTTTGTGAATGCGCCTTTAGGTTTTTAGAAATATTTAATTATGATTCAAATATTTTTCTGACGGAAGATACTAAACAAAATATAGAAATCCTGCTAGAAAATTTACAAAAAACAGATCGCGATATCTGCTAA
- a CDS encoding type II toxin-antitoxin system PemK/MazF family toxin has product MSNPERGDVWLVDLGYVAKVRPCLVISIPAQYQDRALATLVPHTTSLRDSRFEVKIKTKFLREGSFDVQNIITIPHAKLLRKLGELTSEQMQDLEDVLLIWLGFESEEDED; this is encoded by the coding sequence ATGAGTAATCCTGAAAGAGGGGATGTGTGGCTAGTCGATCTTGGTTATGTCGCAAAAGTAAGACCATGCTTAGTAATCAGCATTCCTGCACAATATCAAGATCGAGCATTAGCCACTCTAGTGCCGCATACAACTAGTCTACGCGATTCGAGATTTGAAGTAAAAATCAAAACGAAATTCCTTCGTGAAGGATCCTTTGACGTACAAAACATCATCACAATCCCTCACGCCAAACTTTTACGCAAATTGGGAGAACTAACATCAGAGCAAATGCAAGACTTAGAAGATGTTTTGCTTATATGGTTAGGATTTGAGTCTGAAGAGGATGAAGACTAA
- a CDS encoding cobalt-precorrin-6A reductase: protein MLFMRKILILGGTGDAVKLATKLESIPQIEVISSLAGRTKKPSALVGQVRIGGFGGAEGLANYLRENAIDFLIDATHPCAGQITINGAIAAQIAQIPHLMLVRPQWEKIAGDYWIEVESVEAAAQSIPASIHRVFITSGRQQLEPFLQRSQVYPATWYLIRSIDPPDIELPNSLVLLDRGPFSLEQERKLLREYQIEVIVSKNSGGKATYAKVTAARELGIPIVMVQRPQMPEGEKVTSIEEVMLWLSSQLDNRC, encoded by the coding sequence ATGCTGTTTATGAGAAAAATCCTAATTTTAGGTGGTACGGGTGATGCTGTAAAGCTAGCCACTAAACTGGAAAGTATTCCTCAAATAGAAGTAATTAGCTCCCTCGCAGGACGGACTAAAAAGCCATCTGCGTTGGTTGGACAGGTTAGAATTGGCGGTTTTGGTGGTGCAGAAGGATTAGCGAACTACTTACGAGAGAATGCTATTGATTTTCTAATCGATGCGACCCATCCCTGTGCTGGACAAATTACGATAAACGGGGCGATCGCTGCTCAGATTGCTCAAATTCCTCATCTTATGCTCGTGCGTCCACAATGGGAAAAGATAGCTGGCGATTATTGGATTGAAGTAGAATCTGTGGAAGCTGCCGCTCAGTCAATTCCTGCATCTATACATCGCGTATTTATTACATCGGGTAGACAGCAACTAGAGCCATTTTTGCAGCGATCGCAAGTTTATCCAGCTACTTGGTATTTGATACGTTCCATTGACCCACCTGATATTGAGCTTCCTAATAGTCTTGTTTTACTGGATCGAGGTCCCTTTAGTTTAGAACAAGAACGCAAATTATTACGTGAATATCAAATTGAAGTGATCGTCAGTAAAAATAGTGGTGGCAAGGCAACCTATGCCAAGGTTACGGCGGCAAGGGAATTAGGAATTCCGATTGTAATGGTGCAACGTCCTCAGATGCCTGAAGGTGAGAAGGTGACGAGTATTGAAGAGGTAATGTTATGGTTATCTTCTCAATTAGATAATAGATGCTAA
- a CDS encoding histidine kinase dimerization/phosphoacceptor domain -containing protein: MQKPEILENEAKRLNALRRYKVLDTLPEREFDELTQLASFICETPIALISLVDRDRQWFKARVGIDVEETSRDISFCAHVVASSQMLIVEDATQDIRFADNPFVLQEPKIRFYAGAPLVTSDGFVLGTLCTIDLEPKTLSQKQIRHLEALSNLVISQLELRIKQENSQLLTATVECSSDAIITMTLDGVINSWNLAAEKIFGYTSDEAIAKNISILFAPDQSEHLQLLAKIKHGQSLESFNTILIHKNATEMDVSLTLSPLRDKLGQSIGISIIVRNLTNRIFAEVSLKRSNDLLSCISKAQSQFIAAADRLTIFEDLLSNLLDLTNSEYGFIGEVLFRKDGSAFIEDSLMKIRGVPYLKTHSITNISWDDTTQKFYEENYEIGMEFTNMQTLFGATIMTGKPVIANSPRTDPRRGGVPDGHPPLNAFLGLPFYKGSQLIGMVGIANRPNGYSEEIIEYLQPFLVTCSNLIEGYRLERQRNIAESARTMAERKKEILLKEVHHRVKNNLMIIGSLLNWQGESVQDPKLLSILEDSKKRINSIALIHEKLYRSPDLAKIDFGEYLHSLVQQVFSTFSLSHERVRLHCEVASIFLNIETATPCGLIINELVSNALEHAFPEHSSGELFVSLSHDERDQIILMVADNGVGFPEGVDFRQTESLGWQLVCLLTEQLEGDVQLFRDSGTRVVISFSELNYQWRF, from the coding sequence ATGCAGAAGCCTGAAATTTTAGAAAATGAAGCAAAACGTCTAAATGCTCTGAGACGCTACAAAGTTTTAGATACGCTCCCCGAACGCGAATTTGACGAATTAACTCAACTAGCATCATTCATTTGTGAAACACCAATTGCCTTAATTTCTCTAGTAGATCGCGATCGCCAGTGGTTTAAGGCAAGGGTAGGTATTGATGTAGAAGAGACTTCACGAGATATTTCCTTTTGCGCTCATGTAGTTGCAAGTTCACAAATGTTGATTGTTGAAGATGCAACTCAAGATATACGCTTTGCTGATAATCCATTCGTACTTCAAGAACCGAAAATACGCTTTTACGCGGGTGCACCCCTCGTTACATCTGATGGATTTGTTTTAGGAACCCTATGCACCATTGATCTAGAACCAAAAACACTTTCTCAGAAGCAGATAAGGCATCTAGAAGCCCTTAGTAATCTTGTCATCAGTCAATTAGAGCTAAGAATCAAGCAAGAAAATTCGCAATTACTTACTGCTACAGTTGAATGTTCGAGTGATGCGATTATCACAATGACCTTAGATGGTGTGATCAACAGTTGGAATCTTGCTGCTGAAAAGATATTTGGCTATACCTCAGACGAAGCGATCGCTAAAAATATTTCTATACTTTTTGCACCCGATCAAAGTGAGCATTTGCAATTATTAGCCAAAATTAAACACGGACAAAGTTTAGAGAGCTTCAATACTATTTTAATTCATAAAAATGCTACAGAAATGGATGTTTCACTGACCTTATCTCCTTTAAGAGACAAACTAGGACAGTCAATAGGCATATCTATAATTGTAAGAAACCTCACGAATCGGATCTTTGCCGAAGTTTCCTTAAAAAGGAGCAATGATCTGCTTTCCTGCATTAGTAAAGCACAGTCTCAATTTATTGCTGCTGCCGATCGTTTGACTATATTTGAAGATCTGTTAAGCAATTTGTTGGATTTAACTAATAGTGAATATGGTTTTATAGGCGAAGTACTCTTTCGTAAAGACGGTAGTGCCTTTATAGAGGATAGCTTGATGAAAATTCGAGGTGTCCCCTATCTCAAAACGCACAGTATTACTAACATCTCTTGGGATGATACCACTCAAAAATTTTATGAAGAAAATTATGAAATTGGTATGGAATTTACGAATATGCAAACCCTGTTCGGAGCCACAATCATGACAGGAAAGCCTGTAATTGCTAATAGTCCTCGCACCGACCCTAGGCGTGGTGGGGTTCCCGATGGACATCCTCCGCTTAACGCTTTCTTGGGATTACCCTTCTATAAAGGTTCCCAATTAATTGGGATGGTGGGCATTGCCAATCGTCCCAATGGATATAGCGAAGAAATAATAGAATATCTTCAGCCATTTTTAGTTACCTGTAGTAACTTGATAGAAGGATATCGATTAGAGCGACAACGCAATATCGCAGAATCTGCACGTACTATGGCAGAGCGCAAAAAAGAAATTTTACTTAAGGAAGTCCATCACCGAGTCAAAAATAATCTCATGATTATTGGAAGTCTGTTGAATTGGCAAGGCGAGTCAGTGCAAGACCCGAAACTACTCAGCATTCTTGAAGATAGCAAAAAGCGGATCAATAGTATTGCACTTATTCATGAAAAACTCTACCGTTCCCCAGATTTAGCTAAAATTGATTTTGGCGAATATCTCCATAGTCTTGTTCAACAGGTTTTTTCAACGTTTAGCCTAAGTCATGAGCGAGTGCGTTTACATTGTGAAGTCGCTTCGATTTTCTTAAATATTGAAACTGCAACTCCGTGTGGACTGATTATCAACGAACTAGTTTCTAATGCTTTAGAACATGCTTTTCCTGAACATAGCTCTGGTGAACTTTTTGTTAGTCTCAGTCATGATGAAAGAGATCAAATTATTCTCATGGTGGCAGATAATGGAGTAGGATTTCCAGAGGGGGTTGATTTCCGTCAAACTGAGAGTTTGGGCTGGCAGTTAGTATGTCTACTTACAGAACAGCTTGAAGGTGATGTGCAGCTATTTCGCGATTCTGGTACACGGGTAGTTATTTCTTTCTCAGAACTCAATTACCAATGGAGATTTTAG
- a CDS encoding diguanylate cyclase — MEILVVTEQKILIVEDELLIARDLSQKLKEIGYQIVAIVSSGQAALNVIDKNPPDLVLMDIVIKGDRDGIDTTQVINEKFGIPVIYITAYADEDTLDRAEKSGAYGYILKPFNYRELHASIKLALHKAQNYNVLAYQSTRDALTNLYNRHYFQESLYQECLKAIRQASCFSLLMLDIDFFKRFNDTFGHDAGDYVLKEVGALLKRLVRASDVVCRYGGEEMIILLPNCDEIQAEVIANHIRAECQALNPIYQDRYLGEITVSIGVATFPKHACTETTLLKSADDALYRAKVEGRNRVLVALELID, encoded by the coding sequence ATGGAGATTTTAGTTGTGACTGAGCAAAAAATTTTGATTGTAGAAGATGAGTTACTCATTGCTCGGGATTTATCCCAAAAACTCAAGGAAATTGGGTATCAAATTGTAGCGATAGTTTCATCGGGTCAAGCCGCATTAAATGTGATTGATAAGAATCCGCCTGATCTAGTTCTCATGGATATAGTCATTAAAGGCGATCGCGACGGTATTGACACAACCCAAGTAATTAATGAAAAATTTGGCATTCCTGTTATCTATATCACTGCCTATGCTGATGAGGACACACTAGATCGTGCTGAAAAATCTGGAGCCTATGGTTACATTCTCAAGCCTTTCAATTATAGAGAACTTCATGCATCAATCAAACTAGCTTTGCATAAAGCTCAGAATTATAACGTGCTAGCGTACCAAAGTACAAGGGATGCACTTACCAATCTCTATAATCGACACTACTTCCAAGAGTCTTTATATCAAGAGTGCCTCAAAGCTATACGTCAAGCTAGTTGCTTCAGTTTACTGATGCTTGATATTGACTTCTTTAAACGATTTAATGATACGTTCGGACATGATGCAGGAGATTATGTCCTCAAAGAAGTGGGAGCACTACTAAAAAGATTAGTACGAGCCTCTGATGTCGTCTGTCGCTATGGTGGCGAAGAGATGATCATTCTTCTTCCTAATTGTGACGAGATTCAAGCAGAAGTGATTGCAAATCATATCCGCGCAGAATGTCAAGCTCTCAATCCCATTTATCAAGATCGCTACTTAGGGGAAATCACTGTATCGATTGGTGTAGCTACTTTCCCAAAGCACGCTTGCACAGAAACTACTCTGCTCAAATCTGCTGATGATGCTCTTTATCGAGCCAAGGTGGAAGGACGAAATCGTGTACTTGTTGCTCTGGAGCTAATCGATTAA